From Ancylobacter pratisalsi, one genomic window encodes:
- a CDS encoding D-alanine--D-alanine ligase: MAKHVAVLMGGWSAEREVSLRSGEACAKAAESVGYRVTRVDVGRDIAEVLRALKPDVALNTLHGRPGEDGTIQGILEVLQIPYTHSGVLASALAMDKAQAKIILASNGIQVPEGRVVTRAEAARAHVLPRPYVLKPVREGSSVGVFIIREDQEHPPQELHRTDWNLGDDLLAETYIPGLELTCAVMGDQALDVIEIQSDLRFYDYEAKYAPGGSRHILPAQILPNIYQKVRMLAVKAHRALGCRGISRSDFRYDDRTGDESGLVCLEVNTQPGMTETSLVPELAAYAGYSFGELIRWMVEDASLDR, encoded by the coding sequence ATGGCTAAGCATGTCGCCGTCCTTATGGGCGGCTGGTCGGCGGAGCGCGAGGTGTCGCTGCGCTCAGGAGAGGCCTGCGCGAAGGCGGCCGAGAGCGTCGGCTACCGCGTCACGCGCGTTGATGTGGGCCGTGACATCGCCGAGGTGCTGAGGGCGCTCAAGCCCGATGTGGCGCTCAACACGCTGCATGGCCGGCCGGGTGAGGATGGCACGATCCAGGGCATCCTCGAGGTGCTGCAAATTCCCTACACCCATTCGGGCGTGCTCGCCTCGGCGCTGGCGATGGACAAGGCCCAGGCCAAGATCATCCTCGCGAGCAATGGCATACAGGTCCCCGAGGGGCGCGTCGTGACGCGGGCCGAGGCGGCGCGCGCGCATGTTCTGCCGCGCCCCTACGTGCTCAAGCCGGTTCGGGAAGGATCTTCCGTCGGTGTGTTCATCATCCGCGAGGATCAGGAGCATCCTCCGCAGGAGCTGCATCGAACGGATTGGAACCTCGGCGATGATTTGCTGGCCGAGACCTACATCCCCGGACTGGAGCTCACCTGCGCCGTAATGGGCGATCAGGCGCTGGACGTCATCGAAATTCAGTCCGATCTAAGGTTCTATGATTACGAAGCAAAATACGCTCCCGGCGGCTCGCGTCACATTCTCCCGGCACAAATTTTACCGAATATTTACCAAAAGGTACGGATGTTAGCGGTGAAGGCGCATCGTGCGCTCGGCTGTCGGGGCATTAGTAGGTCGGATTTCCGCTATGACGACCGAACCGGGGACGAATCCGGTTTGGTCTGTCTGGAGGTGAACACCCAGCCCGGAATGACTGAGACGTCGCTTGTGCCCGAACTGGCTGCCTACGCAGGCTATTCGTTCGGTGAGCTGATAAGATGGATGGTGGAGGACGCCTCGCTCGACCGCTAA
- a CDS encoding cell division protein FtsQ/DivIB — MASTDSGRNGARGRGSQAAPSAATTTAGTGAPGRTRIVDRAIINSRRFFVGLSASRVVTCGSGTWLVALLFAATGAYGLQQGGHMPAAIETARDVADAGANFMGFRITNVNLVGQNHVSPGEILATAGVKPTSSLPFLDAEAARTRLEELAWIKRATVQKLYPDRLDIQIVEREGFALWQKDGKINVIARDGTIIAPYSDDPRYIRLPIVVGDGAQTHVVDIVDALSLVPGVRDQVRAAIRVADRRWTLKMRNGVDVRLPEQGLGDALEELAVLDRDKQLLSRDVTIIDLRLPDRVTVRLSDAAYEARQADIKAQAKAKKGGST, encoded by the coding sequence TTGGCATCTACGGATTCGGGGCGAAACGGTGCGCGGGGGCGTGGCTCCCAGGCGGCGCCTTCCGCTGCCACGACGACCGCCGGCACGGGAGCTCCCGGCCGCACGCGAATCGTCGACCGGGCAATCATCAATTCCCGCCGGTTCTTCGTCGGTCTCTCCGCCTCCCGCGTCGTGACCTGCGGCTCCGGCACCTGGCTGGTGGCACTGCTTTTCGCCGCCACCGGTGCTTACGGCCTCCAGCAGGGCGGGCACATGCCCGCCGCCATTGAGACCGCCCGCGACGTCGCCGACGCGGGCGCGAACTTCATGGGTTTCCGCATCACCAATGTGAACCTCGTCGGCCAGAATCACGTCTCGCCGGGTGAGATTCTCGCAACGGCGGGCGTGAAGCCGACCTCCTCGCTGCCCTTCCTGGATGCCGAGGCCGCCCGCACGCGACTTGAAGAACTTGCCTGGATCAAGCGCGCCACGGTGCAGAAGCTGTATCCGGACCGGCTCGACATTCAGATCGTCGAGCGCGAGGGTTTCGCGCTCTGGCAGAAGGACGGCAAGATCAACGTCATCGCCCGCGACGGCACGATCATCGCCCCCTATTCCGACGACCCGCGCTACATCCGCCTGCCGATCGTGGTCGGTGACGGCGCACAGACCCATGTCGTCGACATCGTCGATGCGCTCAGCCTCGTGCCGGGCGTGCGTGACCAGGTGCGTGCCGCCATTCGCGTCGCCGACCGGCGCTGGACCCTCAAGATGCGCAACGGCGTCGATGTTCGGCTGCCAGAGCAGGGGCTCGGCGACGCGCTTGAGGAGCTTGCCGTCCTCGATCGCGACAAGCAGCTTCTGAGCCGCGACGTGACGATCATTGACCTGCGCTTGCCCGACCGCGTGACCGTCCGCCTCTCCGACGCCGCATACGAAGCCCGTCAGGCCGACATCAAGGCCCAGGCCAAGGCGAAGAAGGGAGGCAGCACATGA
- the murC gene encoding UDP-N-acetylmuramate--L-alanine ligase: MKLPLSLGPIHFVGIGGIGMSGIAEVLHNLGYTVQGSDVAESANVKRLAEKGIAVHIGHRAENIEAAEVLVVSSAIRRDNPELVAARAKRLPVVRRAEMLAELMRLKSCVAIAGTHGKTTTTSMVATLLDAGGFDPTVINGGIINAYGTNARLGDGDWMVVEADESDGTFLKLPVEVAIVTNIDPEHLDHFKTFEAVQAAFRSFIDNLPFYGFAVMCTDHPVVQDLVGHVEDRRVITYGENPQADVRIVDIDLRGGRSRFHILFRDRLGRVVHELRDLVLPMPGKHNALNATAAIGVAHELGATDEQIRTALAGFGGVKRRFTRTGEVAGVTIFDDYGHHPVEIAAVLRAARASTEGQVIAVVQPHRFTRLQSLFDQFATCFNDADHVIVADVYAAGEPPIEGVDRDHLVEAVRARGHRSVMALSDPDALAGLVNGLMKPGDYVICLGAGNISQWAYALPEQLARLRESGA, encoded by the coding sequence ATGAAACTACCGCTCTCGCTCGGCCCCATTCATTTCGTCGGCATCGGCGGCATCGGCATGAGCGGCATCGCCGAGGTGCTGCACAATCTTGGCTACACGGTGCAGGGATCGGATGTCGCCGAGAGCGCGAATGTGAAGCGCCTCGCGGAAAAGGGCATCGCGGTGCATATCGGCCACCGGGCCGAGAACATCGAAGCCGCCGAGGTGCTGGTCGTCTCTTCCGCGATCCGGCGTGACAATCCCGAGCTGGTGGCCGCGCGCGCCAAGCGCCTGCCGGTGGTACGCCGCGCCGAGATGCTGGCGGAACTGATGCGGCTCAAGAGCTGCGTTGCCATCGCCGGCACCCATGGCAAGACCACCACCACCTCGATGGTGGCGACGCTGCTCGACGCGGGTGGCTTCGATCCGACGGTGATCAATGGTGGAATCATCAACGCCTATGGCACCAATGCGCGCCTGGGCGACGGCGACTGGATGGTGGTGGAGGCGGACGAGAGCGACGGCACCTTCCTCAAGCTGCCGGTCGAGGTGGCCATCGTCACCAATATCGACCCCGAGCATCTCGATCACTTCAAGACATTCGAGGCGGTGCAGGCGGCCTTCCGCAGCTTCATCGACAATCTGCCATTCTATGGTTTCGCGGTGATGTGTACCGACCATCCCGTGGTGCAGGACCTCGTCGGACATGTCGAAGACCGCCGGGTCATCACCTATGGTGAGAATCCGCAGGCCGATGTGCGTATCGTCGATATCGATCTGCGGGGAGGGCGCTCGCGTTTCCATATCCTGTTCCGCGATCGACTGGGCAGGGTCGTGCACGAGTTGCGGGACCTCGTCCTTCCGATGCCCGGTAAGCACAATGCCCTCAACGCCACCGCCGCCATCGGCGTGGCGCATGAGCTGGGCGCCACGGACGAACAGATCCGCACCGCGCTTGCCGGCTTTGGCGGCGTAAAGCGGCGGTTCACCCGCACCGGCGAGGTGGCCGGTGTGACGATCTTTGACGATTACGGCCACCATCCCGTCGAGATCGCCGCCGTGCTGCGTGCCGCGCGGGCCTCGACGGAAGGGCAGGTGATTGCCGTGGTGCAGCCGCATCGCTTCACCCGACTGCAATCCCTGTTCGATCAGTTCGCCACCTGCTTCAACGATGCCGACCACGTCATCGTTGCCGATGTCTACGCGGCCGGCGAGCCGCCGATCGAGGGTGTCGATCGGGATCACCTGGTCGAGGCGGTCCGCGCGCGCGGGCATCGCTCGGTGATGGCCCTTTCCGATCCTGACGCGCTGGCAGGCCTCGTCAACGGTCTCATGAAGCCGGGTGACTATGTGATCTGCCTCGGCGCGGGCAATATCTCCCAATGGGCGTACGCCCTGCCCGAGCAGCTTGCCCGGCTTCGGGAGAGCGGCGCGTGA
- the ftsA gene encoding cell division protein FtsA, translating into MRPHFEIAPKMRPLAPRRSGVVGVLDIGTSKIVCVIARLKPRDAATSLRRRTHSVEVLGIGHTSAHGIKGGAVIDMERAEYAIRRAVDAAERMAGAQIASVVVSMAGGRLSSEHFAAEVDLPEPAVAEGDIRRVLDAASTFAVGQGRTILHALPVGYALDGASGIGEPRGMLGRRLGVDLHVITADGAAVRNLLLCIERCHLGVEATVAAPYAAALSTLADDEAELGVTLIDFGAGTTTVSVVENGHCVHVDGIAVGGQHVTNDVARGLSTRLADAERLKSLHGGVLSISADEREMLTVPPIADDHHDLPRVIPKSQLLRIIRPRVEEVIELVRDRLVASGHAAGAGRRIVLTGGAAQLTGHAELVGKIMGGQVRIGRPLGISKLPEAARGASFAVATGLLVYPQVAGLEHFEARRRRLSQAEGNGYFSRVGHWLREAF; encoded by the coding sequence ATGCGGCCGCATTTCGAGATTGCTCCCAAGATGCGCCCTCTGGCGCCGCGCCGAAGCGGCGTGGTCGGCGTGCTCGATATCGGTACATCGAAGATCGTGTGTGTCATCGCCCGGCTCAAGCCGCGTGACGCGGCCACGAGCCTGCGGCGCCGCACCCACTCGGTCGAAGTGCTCGGCATCGGTCACACGAGCGCCCACGGCATCAAGGGCGGCGCGGTGATCGACATGGAGCGCGCCGAATACGCCATTCGCCGCGCGGTGGACGCCGCTGAACGGATGGCCGGCGCCCAGATCGCTTCCGTCGTGGTGTCGATGGCTGGCGGGCGGCTCTCCTCCGAACATTTCGCGGCCGAGGTGGATCTGCCCGAGCCGGCCGTCGCCGAGGGTGACATCCGCCGAGTGCTCGACGCCGCCTCGACCTTCGCGGTGGGCCAGGGGCGCACCATCCTGCACGCGCTTCCGGTGGGCTATGCTCTGGACGGCGCCTCCGGCATTGGTGAGCCGCGCGGCATGCTTGGGCGCCGCCTCGGCGTCGACCTTCACGTCATTACCGCCGACGGGGCGGCGGTGCGCAATCTTCTGCTCTGCATCGAGCGCTGCCATCTTGGCGTCGAAGCAACCGTTGCCGCGCCTTATGCAGCCGCGCTGTCGACCTTGGCCGACGACGAAGCCGAGCTCGGTGTGACCCTGATCGATTTCGGTGCGGGAACCACGACGGTCTCGGTGGTCGAGAACGGGCATTGCGTGCATGTGGACGGCATTGCCGTCGGCGGCCAGCACGTCACGAACGACGTCGCCCGGGGGCTTTCCACCCGTCTTGCCGATGCGGAGCGGCTGAAGAGCCTGCATGGTGGGGTTCTTTCCATCAGCGCCGATGAGCGCGAGATGCTTACCGTGCCGCCGATCGCGGACGATCATCACGATCTGCCGCGGGTGATCCCGAAGTCGCAGCTTCTGCGGATCATTCGTCCGCGCGTCGAAGAGGTCATCGAGCTGGTGCGCGACCGTCTGGTCGCCTCCGGCCATGCCGCCGGCGCCGGGCGCCGCATCGTTCTCACGGGCGGTGCCGCCCAGCTCACGGGTCATGCCGAGCTGGTTGGCAAGATCATGGGCGGGCAGGTGCGCATCGGGCGCCCGCTCGGCATTTCCAAGCTGCCTGAAGCGGCACGCGGCGCGAGCTTCGCCGTGGCCACCGGGCTGCTCGTCTATCCGCAGGTTGCGGGGCTCGAACACTTCGAGGCCCGTCGCCGCCGTCTCTCCCAAGCGGAGGGCAACGGGTACTTCTCGCGCGTCGGCCACTGGCTGCGGGAGGCCTTCTGA
- a CDS encoding outer membrane protein assembly factor BamD, with protein sequence MRLLSSSRPANTAARDRARRARVAGILALRLVGLVVVGASLSGCAGMFDTDKEEKIYPDVPAEQRYNEGLTLMEKQDYAEAMRRFEDVDRQHPYSELARKSILMIAYINYSLGNYDECIAASRRYLALHPGSADAAYAQFLMASSYYDQIPDISRDQTRTQRAIDALEDVVRKYPDSEYAVSAKKKLEIARDQIAGKEMMVGRYYLEQRNYAGAINRFKVVVTRYQTTRHVEEALYRLTEAYMALGVISEAQTSAAVLGYNFPESSWYKDAYKLVQSRGVDPKLNEKSWIAKAFKGIGLG encoded by the coding sequence ATGCGTCTTCTCTCCTCCTCCCGTCCCGCGAACACCGCCGCTCGGGACCGGGCTCGGCGCGCGCGTGTCGCCGGCATCCTCGCACTGCGTCTTGTCGGGCTGGTTGTCGTCGGCGCCAGCCTCAGCGGTTGCGCGGGCATGTTCGACACCGACAAGGAAGAAAAGATCTACCCGGACGTCCCGGCCGAGCAGCGCTACAATGAGGGCCTGACCCTCATGGAGAAGCAAGACTACGCCGAGGCGATGCGTCGCTTCGAGGATGTCGACCGGCAGCACCCCTATTCGGAGCTGGCGCGCAAATCGATCCTCATGATCGCCTACATCAACTACTCTCTGGGAAATTACGACGAGTGCATCGCGGCTTCGCGGCGCTATCTGGCTCTGCATCCCGGCTCGGCCGATGCCGCCTATGCGCAGTTCCTGATGGCGTCGTCCTATTACGACCAGATCCCGGATATCTCCCGCGACCAGACCCGTACGCAGCGGGCCATCGACGCGCTGGAGGACGTGGTGCGCAAGTACCCCGATTCCGAATATGCCGTCAGCGCGAAGAAGAAACTTGAGATTGCCCGCGACCAGATCGCCGGCAAGGAGATGATGGTCGGGCGCTACTATCTTGAGCAGCGCAATTACGCCGGCGCCATCAACCGCTTCAAGGTCGTGGTGACGCGCTATCAGACCACGCGCCATGTCGAGGAGGCGCTGTACCGGCTGACCGAGGCCTATATGGCGCTTGGTGTGATCAGCGAGGCGCAGACCTCGGCGGCCGTCCTGGGCTACAATTTCCCGGAGAGTTCCTGGTACAAGGACGCCTACAAGCTGGTCCAGTCCCGTGGCGTCGACCCGAAGCTCAACGAGAAGTCGTGGATTGCCAAGGCGTTCAAGGGCATTGGCCTCGGCTGA
- the lpxC gene encoding UDP-3-O-acyl-N-acetylglucosamine deacetylase, which yields MNAVRQTTLADCVALSGVGVHSGKLARLSLAPAEADSGIVFHRSDSSQSVRACRSAVRGSDLATVLRDSSGPAVSTVEHLLACFAGLGIDNARVEIDGPEVPILDGSAEEFVAAVDEAGIVETGAARRYLRVLKPVRIETESGFGELSPYDVGFRLEVEIDFQHAAIGRQRYAATLSPDVFRKDLARARTFGFVSDVERLWQAGYALGASLDNTICVGDDGIMNTTGLRYADEFVRHKALDAVGDLALGGLPMMARYRSYRGGHKLNFAVVDALLSDRSAYEIVEARLPAQRTVRGTSGIAAVAVPAYAPEL from the coding sequence ATGAATGCTGTAAGGCAGACCACTCTTGCTGATTGCGTCGCCCTCTCGGGGGTCGGCGTTCATTCCGGCAAGTTGGCGCGGTTGAGCCTCGCTCCCGCCGAAGCCGATAGCGGCATCGTCTTCCATCGTTCCGATTCGTCCCAGTCTGTTCGCGCCTGCCGCAGTGCCGTACGCGGCAGCGATCTCGCCACCGTGTTGCGTGATTCGAGCGGCCCGGCCGTCTCCACCGTCGAGCATCTGCTGGCCTGTTTCGCCGGCCTTGGCATCGATAATGCGCGCGTCGAGATCGACGGGCCGGAAGTGCCGATCCTTGATGGCAGCGCGGAGGAATTCGTTGCCGCAGTGGACGAGGCGGGCATCGTCGAGACCGGCGCGGCGCGGCGTTATCTGCGGGTGCTGAAGCCGGTGCGCATCGAGACCGAGAGCGGCTTCGGCGAGCTTTCTCCTTATGACGTCGGCTTCCGGCTGGAAGTCGAGATTGATTTTCAGCATGCTGCGATCGGGCGCCAGCGTTATGCCGCCACTCTGTCGCCGGATGTGTTCCGCAAGGATCTGGCCCGCGCCCGCACGTTCGGCTTCGTCTCGGATGTCGAACGCCTGTGGCAGGCCGGTTATGCCCTCGGCGCCTCGCTCGACAACACCATTTGCGTCGGCGACGACGGCATCATGAACACGACGGGCCTGCGCTATGCCGACGAGTTCGTGCGTCATAAGGCGCTGGATGCTGTTGGCGATCTGGCGCTCGGTGGCCTGCCGATGATGGCGCGCTACCGCTCCTATCGCGGTGGTCACAAGTTGAATTTCGCTGTGGTCGATGCGTTGCTTTCGGATCGTTCGGCTTACGAGATCGTCGAGGCGCGCCTTCCGGCCCAGCGCACGGTGCGTGGCACCTCGGGCATCGCCGCGGTTGCCGTCCCGGCCTACGCTCCGGAACTTTGA
- the murG gene encoding undecaprenyldiphospho-muramoylpentapeptide beta-N-acetylglucosaminyltransferase yields the protein MAASQKPLVLIAAGGTGGHLFPAEALATALKRRGIEVDLATDARAARYASHFPARELHVLPADTMRGRSPLALARTGLALGSGILKGYRLMKTLKPAAVVGFGGYPTVPPLLAATFAGRPTLLHEANAVMGRANTLLASRVTAIATGYPDILKDRPALAAKAHHTGNPVRPAVIAAVAPYVSLKPGERLALLVFGGSQGARIMSEVVPSAIERLSPELRARLSVVQQARTEDLDAVRATYDRLGVAAEVAPFFDDLPARMASAHLVVARSGASTVAELCVIGRPSVLVPLPGAIDQDQLANALALASAGGAVLMPQSEFTPQSLADRITSIVANPAELTAMADAAHRMGRADAAEQLAELVVRTAGIDG from the coding sequence ATGGCCGCATCCCAAAAGCCGCTCGTGCTTATCGCCGCCGGGGGAACGGGGGGGCATCTGTTTCCCGCCGAAGCGCTTGCGACAGCGCTGAAGCGGCGCGGCATAGAGGTGGACCTTGCGACCGACGCGCGCGCCGCGCGCTACGCCAGCCATTTTCCTGCGCGTGAACTTCACGTGCTGCCGGCCGACACGATGCGTGGTCGATCGCCACTCGCGCTCGCAAGGACCGGGCTTGCGCTCGGGTCCGGCATTCTCAAGGGCTATCGCCTGATGAAGACGCTGAAGCCGGCGGCGGTGGTCGGCTTCGGTGGCTATCCTACGGTGCCGCCGCTGCTCGCGGCGACCTTCGCCGGACGACCGACGCTTCTCCACGAAGCCAATGCGGTGATGGGCCGGGCCAATACCCTGCTCGCGTCGCGGGTCACCGCCATCGCCACCGGCTATCCCGACATATTGAAGGACCGGCCCGCCCTTGCCGCCAAGGCACATCATACCGGAAACCCGGTTCGCCCCGCCGTCATCGCGGCGGTCGCTCCCTATGTATCGCTCAAGCCTGGGGAGCGTCTGGCGCTGCTGGTCTTCGGCGGCAGCCAGGGCGCCCGCATCATGAGCGAGGTCGTCCCGTCTGCCATCGAGCGCCTTTCTCCGGAACTGCGTGCACGGCTCTCGGTCGTTCAGCAGGCGCGTACGGAAGATCTCGACGCCGTCCGTGCCACCTATGACCGGCTGGGCGTTGCCGCCGAAGTCGCGCCTTTCTTCGACGACCTTCCGGCGCGAATGGCAAGTGCCCATCTCGTGGTCGCCCGTTCCGGCGCCTCGACGGTGGCGGAGCTGTGCGTCATCGGTCGCCCATCTGTTCTGGTGCCGCTGCCGGGTGCCATCGATCAGGACCAGCTCGCCAATGCCCTCGCGCTTGCCAGCGCCGGAGGGGCGGTGCTGATGCCCCAGAGCGAATTCACGCCGCAGAGCCTTGCCGATCGAATCACCTCGATCGTGGCGAATCCCGCCGAGCTCACCGCGATGGCGGATGCTGCCCATCGCATGGGCCGGGCGGACGCGGCCGAACAGCTCGCGGAGCTTGTTGTCCGTACGGCGGGAATCGATGGCTAG
- the murB gene encoding UDP-N-acetylmuramate dehydrogenase — protein sequence MSLPDITAELAEAVPELRGRLLANQPLADLTWFRVGGPAQVMFSPADEADLAYFLANLGPDIPVTVIGLGSNLIVRDGGVPGVVIRLGRGFNTINVEEGYRLRVGTAVPDVKLARAAADAGIDGLAFFRGIPGGIGGALRMNAGAHSAETRDTLVEARAVDRAGCVHRLTNADFGFSYRHSQPPADFIFTEALFQGRAGDTAAILGEMDRITQAREASQPIREKTGGSTFKNPAGHKAWQLIDAAGCRGMMVGAAQMSPMHCNFMINTGGATAADIEALGEEVRRRVKAHSGIELEWEIKRIGIPAG from the coding sequence GTGAGTCTTCCTGACATCACCGCCGAACTCGCCGAGGCCGTACCCGAGCTGCGCGGGCGCCTGCTCGCGAATCAGCCGCTCGCGGACCTCACCTGGTTCCGTGTTGGTGGGCCGGCCCAGGTGATGTTCTCGCCAGCCGATGAGGCGGATCTTGCCTATTTCCTGGCGAATCTGGGTCCAGACATCCCGGTGACGGTGATCGGACTTGGCTCGAATCTGATCGTGCGCGATGGCGGGGTGCCCGGTGTCGTCATCCGGCTCGGACGCGGGTTCAATACCATCAACGTCGAGGAGGGGTATCGGCTGCGTGTTGGTACAGCGGTTCCCGATGTAAAGCTCGCCCGCGCGGCGGCGGATGCCGGTATCGACGGTCTCGCCTTCTTTCGCGGCATCCCCGGGGGCATCGGCGGCGCGCTGCGCATGAATGCCGGCGCTCATAGCGCCGAGACCCGGGACACCCTCGTCGAAGCGCGCGCGGTCGATCGCGCGGGCTGTGTCCACCGGCTCACGAACGCCGATTTCGGTTTCAGCTACCGTCATTCGCAGCCCCCGGCGGATTTCATCTTCACCGAAGCACTGTTCCAGGGCCGGGCAGGCGATACCGCGGCGATTCTCGGCGAGATGGACCGGATCACGCAGGCGCGGGAAGCCTCGCAACCGATTCGTGAGAAAACCGGGGGCTCGACCTTCAAGAACCCCGCCGGCCACAAGGCCTGGCAGCTGATCGACGCGGCAGGCTGCCGTGGAATGATGGTCGGCGCCGCGCAGATGTCGCCGATGCATTGCAATTTCATGATCAACACGGGCGGCGCAACGGCCGCCGATATCGAGGCGCTGGGCGAGGAAGTGCGCCGCCGCGTGAAAGCTCATTCCGGCATCGAACTGGAATGGGAGATCAAGCGGATCGGCATCCCGGCGGGCTAG
- the ftsZ gene encoding cell division protein FtsZ: MTINLQAPDIRELRPRITVFGVGGAGGNAVNNMITAGLCGVDFVVANTDAQALTLSKAERIVQMGVAVTEGLGAGSQPEVGRAAAEEALDEIRDHLAGAHMVFITAGMGGGTGSGAAPVIARAARELGILTVGVVTKPFHFEGQRRMRIGEMGIAELQKGVDTLIVIPNQNLFRVANEKTTFADAFAMADQVLYSGVACITDLMVKEGLINLDFADVRAVMREMGKAMMGTGEASGEKRALHAAEAAIANPLLDEVSMRGARGLLISITGGKDLTLFEVDEAATRIREEVDPDANIILGATFDETLEGLIRVSVVATGIDPAVIPEQIPHSFSNLADLGGRRMSNAGRAAVEARRDAALRSVATALSEEDDAYGAEAAEGYETAFAAPGMDDHVYGEPDHATHAAAIDEVTIRPLAPKPALYAEQEAPAVSEAAYEDETLEPFIPPQAERPAPRMPRVDELPVPAQNQIRAARGEPTEHHHAEKKRMTLLQRLANVGLGRHSDEEDEVDPPSDMRPVVRRAPQAEPRALTERRPENSEFAKRPAPQRPMDAHGRPVAARPAEDDHLDIPAFLRRQG; this comes from the coding sequence ATGACCATCAATCTCCAGGCACCTGACATCCGCGAACTGCGCCCCCGGATCACCGTCTTCGGCGTCGGTGGCGCCGGTGGCAACGCGGTGAACAACATGATCACGGCCGGCCTGTGCGGCGTCGACTTCGTCGTCGCCAATACGGACGCGCAGGCGCTCACCCTCTCGAAGGCCGAGCGTATCGTCCAGATGGGCGTTGCGGTGACCGAAGGACTGGGTGCCGGCTCGCAGCCCGAAGTGGGCCGCGCCGCCGCTGAAGAAGCTCTCGACGAGATCCGCGATCATCTCGCCGGCGCACACATGGTGTTCATCACCGCCGGCATGGGCGGTGGCACGGGAAGCGGCGCCGCGCCGGTTATCGCCCGCGCCGCCCGTGAGCTCGGCATTCTCACGGTCGGCGTGGTGACGAAACCCTTCCATTTTGAAGGGCAGCGCCGCATGCGCATCGGCGAAATGGGCATCGCCGAACTGCAGAAGGGCGTCGACACCCTCATCGTCATCCCGAACCAGAACCTGTTCCGGGTTGCGAACGAGAAGACCACCTTCGCCGACGCCTTCGCGATGGCGGATCAGGTGCTGTATTCGGGCGTCGCCTGCATCACCGACCTGATGGTCAAGGAAGGCCTTATCAACCTCGACTTCGCCGATGTTCGCGCCGTCATGCGCGAGATGGGCAAGGCGATGATGGGCACCGGCGAGGCTTCCGGCGAGAAGCGCGCCCTGCATGCCGCGGAGGCGGCGATCGCCAACCCGCTGCTCGACGAGGTGTCGATGCGCGGCGCCCGTGGCCTGCTGATTTCCATCACGGGCGGCAAGGACCTCACCCTGTTTGAGGTGGACGAGGCGGCGACCCGCATCCGCGAGGAAGTGGATCCGGACGCCAACATCATCCTCGGTGCTACCTTCGACGAGACGCTGGAAGGCCTGATTCGCGTCTCGGTGGTCGCGACCGGGATCGACCCGGCGGTGATTCCCGAGCAGATTCCGCACAGCTTCTCCAACCTTGCCGATCTCGGTGGACGCCGCATGTCCAATGCCGGTCGCGCCGCCGTCGAGGCGCGCCGTGACGCCGCGCTGCGTTCGGTTGCGACCGCGCTCAGCGAGGAAGACGACGCCTACGGTGCCGAGGCGGCGGAAGGTTATGAGACCGCTTTCGCCGCGCCCGGCATGGACGACCATGTCTATGGCGAGCCGGACCATGCGACTCACGCCGCGGCGATCGACGAGGTCACCATCCGTCCGCTGGCACCCAAGCCCGCGCTCTATGCCGAGCAGGAGGCCCCGGCCGTCAGCGAGGCTGCCTATGAGGACGAGACGCTCGAGCCCTTCATTCCTCCCCAGGCCGAACGTCCTGCGCCGCGCATGCCGCGTGTCGACGAGCTTCCCGTCCCGGCGCAGAACCAGATCCGCGCCGCTCGCGGTGAGCCGACCGAGCATCATCATGCCGAGAAGAAGCGCATGACGCTCCTCCAGCGGCTTGCCAATGTCGGCCTTGGCCGCCACAGCGACGAGGAAGACGAGGTTGATCCCCCGTCCGACATGCGCCCGGTGGTGCGTCGCGCACCTCAGGCCGAGCCGCGCGCCCTTACCGAACGCCGTCCGGAGAACTCCGAATTTGCCAAGCGTCCGGCTCCGCAGCGTCCGATGGATGCCCACGGCCGGCCCGTCGCCGCACGTCCGGCCGAGGATGATCACCTCGACATTCCGGCCTTCCTGCGCCGCCAGGGCTGA